In one Cardiocondyla obscurior isolate alpha-2009 linkage group LG17, Cobs3.1, whole genome shotgun sequence genomic region, the following are encoded:
- the Ten-m gene encoding teneurin-m isoform X10 — MYQPGCLLDSSAPRGPPDVPPRNPAMSRLNGRLPGSHAASDHERDPDLEPSCLVRTPSGNFYNIPKIPKNEYSNKNQSTGNSPIKVELQNNMDRVPLPYGHAPSMIPMRRQSIRCHFRKGIDWCSWKLIAIVVIMLSLCLTAALTYVAASNLVNWSYQGTKACTVLVGENTDTKPSSGEANKTSTSSTSTSSQSSGRTRQQSSSGGSIKTDSMLLDGVTYSRKRRDTFNEHALHQTIPSPPPREELPLTPTALVETEASGSGRRSVPLHEESSGKVVHDSPHVDDRSPAQGTTDRSFDVAEDAEDEPPGSTAPSRVMQLAVNFSSTATNYSYDRSTHTTVAVDHLASSSSVSVGSGTSLAFTSVRQLSRNETSGTTSQDTSTEYAPKLPGVDDAVETSKIPIAKFSRDDSADFDRDADNAGTSESSDIAESSGGTGATTSASGARFTKLGSDSTNYGQVVGGTTENSSNVFPVDYSDNIDDNAAKPTTVTDTPSQKLEKDQQSNVSNFDLSEKLVPVEITQKEVDAIIISPNMSVINETAPNVPPSNDENIEKLVEDVIETKNDGISKTTNTIAEATKSSIVKETRELSGEIFFSESEISLNATKTSEQSEELQRDYPVPIYSYGQDEVEIVNLRHKKPPIEATKAERAAKSPESANLKNDVKMNVALRERNKDEPQVVVREGNDDEFLRQFKEQFHEASTNTDESDEHSPSIETSNLSLANTLHETVHDSSGAASLRSNLPITQHVQIVEVPVYRDDHSQPSSSSSSFSSSRRILVNVTIATEDSSAVSSKPLYVLSVSVPTEGDAISHSSGNNVDQVQVHTAERLTEPSAASMKKIPANDEESIDIVDTRLPPPPQPPASPPAPIWAGGECECSCPCMGSSSDEWDNFSAIDDELEQEPESPNSTLLTGNSPEKSKEKMNGESSTRVLPDTISTTEDYNFSSTTESGGSTSETSASTYKPEVSTDAWSCSGSTPLPPEPTILILEGARTFPARSFPPDGTTFAQVGLGQKLSKEIPPYGYWNMQFYQSEAAYVRFDYSIPRGASIGVYARRNALPTHTQYDLLEVLSGFKARTTRASHVSVIPSIKKEVTQYMEPGHWFLSLYNDDGDPHEVSFIAVIAEDMTHNCPNGCSGKGECLLGHCQCNPGFGGEDCSESVCPVLCSQRGEYINGECQCNPGWKGKECSLRHDECEVPDCNGHGHCTNGKCNCVRGYKGKYCEEVDCPHPTCSGHGFCAEGTCICKKGWKGADCSQMDKEALQCLPDCSGHGNFDLETQTCLCEPMWSGDDCSKELCDLDCGPHGHCVDNACDCLPGWSGELCNLKQCDPRCNEHGQCKNGTCLCVTGWNGKHCTMEGCPNSCSGHGQCRVSNDAQWECQCYNGWDGKDCSVLLEQNCNDGRDNDKDGLIDCADPECCSNHICRSSQLCVSAPKPIDILLRKQPPAITASFFERMKFLIDEGSLQNYARQETFNESMFWNHFNTSRSAVIRGRVVTHLGTGLMGVRVSTSTPLEGFTLTRDDGWFDLLVNGGGAVTLQFGRSPFKPQSHIVFVPWNEVVIIDKIIMSTAEEKPPIHVPHACAAHDYDLMKPVVLATWKHGFQGACPDKSAILAESQVIQESLQIPGTGLNLVYHSSRAAGYLSTIQLQLTPEVIPPTLNLIHLRITIEGILFEKIFEADPVIKFTYAWNRLNVYRQRVYGVTTAMVKVGYEYSDCKDIIWDVQTTKLSGHDMSISEVGGWNLDIHHRYNFHEGILQKGDGSNIYLKHKPRVILTTMGDGHQRPLDCYDCDGQASKQRLLAPVALATAADGSIFVGDFNLVRKILVDGTVRTVVRLNATRVSYRYHIALSPLDGVLYISDPESHQIIRVRDTNDYTDPDHNWETVVGSGERCLPGDEAHCGDGALARDAKLAYPKGVAVSADNVLYFADGTNIRMVDRDGIITTVIGNHMHKSHWKPIPCEGTLNVEEVHLRWPTELAINPLDNSLHMIDDHMVLQLAPDGRVKVVAGRPLHCASPSASFDTELATHATLVMPQSIAFGPSGDLYIAESDSQRINRVRVIGTDGKISPYAGAESKCNCLERGCDCFEADHYLASTSKFNTISAVAVSPDGVVHIGDQANYRIRSVTASIPDASGAREYEIYAPDTQEIYVFNRFGQHIATKNILTGDTVYLFTYNVNTSNGKLSTVTDAAGNKVFLLRDYSSQVNSIENTKGQKCRLIMSRMKMLQELSTPDDYNVTFDYHGPTGLLKTKLDSTGRSYVYNYDEFGRLTSAVTPTGKVISLTFDLSLKGAVVKVGQNNRKPISMLIKGSSVVTKIGEAEQRTTVLADGSVGRVTPWSHTISTDSMPYSILAELEPLLGESYPVPAKQRTEIAGDLANRFEWRYFLRKIQGNKNRGNTKAIAQVGRKLRVNGEILLSLEYDRETNTVAVFMDDRMELLNVTYDRTARPVKWGPRNGLFAGVELEYDRFSRLTSWTWGDISETYGFDRSGRLYEIKYSDGTSMVYAFKDMFSILPLKVTTPRGSDYLLQYDEAGALQSLTTPRGHIHTFSLQTSLGFYKYQYYSPTNRHPYEILYNDDGQILAKVYPHQSGKVAYVYDHAGKLETTLAGLSSIHYTYQETTSLVRSIDINEPNFEMRIEYKYHAGIVKDEKIKFGSKSGMDNAHYRYQYDGNARISGIEVDINGKQLPQLRLKYNQNLGVLEGVGDLRIYRNLFNRSVMQDSSKQFFTVTDYDEHGRVKTVLINIRSFDVFRMELEYDNRNRIKMRKLTIGKESMEKKEWSRMEKITYNADGHVLEVADTENNWQYAYDENGNVIGVTEHNEKIALGYDSGDRVNQYGDVEFNSYDGRGFVVIRGEHKYRYNSRGQLIHASEHKKFQIWYYYDDRGRLVSMNDDRENITQFFYANPKTPDLITHVHFPKSSKTFRFLYDSRDFLMTVETSEQRFYVATDQNGSPLALFDTNGNLIKEMRRTPFGKIIKDTNPDFYLPIDFHGGLFDPNTKLIYLNKRLYDPTVGQWMTPAWEQMANELTTPTDIFIYRFRNNDPINFKQNVEYMTDLGSWLKLYGYDISMMLGSEYTKQMVYQPSAIVTSPQLTPDFGVMSGLQCIVNRVQEKFSDLGFVPKPLLKLEPKTRNLLPRVAHRRAVFGEGILVSRVGGRALVSVVDGVNSVVQDVVTSVFNNSYFLPLHFSVHDQDVFYFVKDNALKIRDDMEELHRLGSMFNVSTHETTEHGAGTWKELRLHNPDAAVVIKYGADPEQERHRILKHAHKRAVERAWEIEKQLVIAGFQGRGDWSKEEKDELISRGTVDGYEGVDIHSVHRYPQLADDPGNVAFTRDTKRKRRKSGNRRNRTHRHDS; from the exons GGTGTTTGTTGGACAGTTCGGCACCGCGGGGCCCGCCTGATGTGCCACCCCGTAACCCCGCAATGAGCCGGCTCAACGGAAGACTGCCAGGAAGTCACGCAGCGAGCGATCACGAACGCGATCCCGATCTCGAGCCATCCTGTCTCGTACGCACCCCATCCGGTAACTTCTACAATATACCAA AGATACCGAAGAATGAATACAGCAACAAGAATCAGTCCACGGGGAACAGTCCAATAAAAGTGGAGCTGCAGAACAACATGGACAG AGTACCTTTACCGTACGGGCACGCCCCGTCGATGATTCCGATGAGGAGACAAAGCATTCGCTGTCATTTCCGCAAGGGAATCGATTGGTGCAGCTGGAAACTAATTGCCATAGTAGTAATTATGCTCTCGCTCTGCTTGACCGCGGCGTTAACCTACGTCGCAG CGTCGAATTTAGTGAACTGGTCGTACCAAGGCACGAAGGCGTGCACGGTCCTCGTGGGTGAAAATACCGACACCAAGCCGTCGTCGGGCGAGGCGAACAAGACGTCCACATCATccacgtcgacgtcgtcgcaGTCGAGCGGCAGGACGCGGCAGCAATCGTCGTCAGGAGGTAGTATTAAAACGGATAGCATGTTGCTAGATGGTGTCACATACAGCCGCAAACGTAGAGACACGTTTAACGAGCATGCGTTGCACCAAACTATCCCGTCACCACCCCCTCGTGAAGAGCTGCCCTTGACCCCGACCGCTCTCGTCGAGACAGAGGCCTCGGGGTCCGGGCGGCGGTCCGTTCCATTGCATGAGGAGTCTTCTGGTAAGGTTGTGCATGATTCGCCGCATGTAGACGATCGAAGTCCGGCTCAAGGAACCACCGATCGATCGTTCGACGTTGCCGAAGACGCCGAAGACGAGCCACCGGGATCGACGGCTCCCTCGCGGGTGATGCAGCTTGCCGTGAATTTCTCTTCTACCGCTACTAACTATTCGTACGATCGTTCGACTCATACCACTGTCGCTGTCGATCATCTTGCCTCTTCGTCTTCTGTCTCTGTCGGTTCTGGCACTTCTTTAGCGTTTACTTCCGTTCGCCAATTGTCCCGTAACGAGACGTCCGGCACGACCTCGCAAGACACTTCCACGGAATACGCCCCGAAGCTCCCGGGCGTCGACGACGCCGTCGAGACCTCGAAAATTCCGATAGCGAAATTCAGCCGCGATGACTCCGCGGATTTCGACCGTGATGCCGATAACGCCGGCACGTCCGAAAGTTCGGACATTGCCGAAAGCAGCGGCGGCACCGGGGCGACGACGTCTGCATCCGGCGCGCGGTTCACGAAACTTGGCTCAGATAGCACCAACTACGGCCAAGTAGTCGGCGGAACTACAGAAAATAGCAGTAATGTTTTCCCCGTCGATTACAGTGATAATATAGACGATAACGCTGCAAAACCAACGACCGTAACAGATACACCCTCGCAGAAACTAGAGAAGGATCAACAGTCGAACGTAAGTAATTTCGATTTGAGCGAGAAATTAGTTCCCGTAGAAATAACTCAAAAAGAAGTAGATGCTATTATAATTTCGCCTAATATGAGCGTAATTAATGAGACGGCACCTAATGTTCCACCGAGCAACGATGAAAACATTGAGAAACTTGTGGAAGATGTAATCGAGACAAAAAACGACGGTATCTCGAAGACGACGAATACGATCGCGGAAGCGACAAAATCTAGCATTGTGAAAGAAACGCGGGAGCTTTccggagaaatttttttctcggaatCCGAAATCTCACTCAACGCGACGAAAACTTCAGAACAATCGGAGGAATTGCAACGCGACTATCCCGTGCCGATTTACAGTTACGGGCAGGACGAGGTGGAGATCGTCAACCTCCGCCATAAAAAGCCACCCATTGAAGCCACGAAAGCGGAACGCGCTGCTAAATCACCCGAGTCCGCGAATCTGAAAAACGACGTAAAGATGAACGTCGCTCTTCGGGAACGAAATAAAGACGAGCCACAGGTCGTCGTGAGAGAAGGGAACGACGACGAGTTTCTTCGACAATTTAAAGAGCAGTTTCACGAAGCGTCCACGAACACCGACGAATCCGATGAACATTCTCCCTCGATCGAAACCAGTAACCTTTCTTTGGCGAACACCCTGCATGAAACGGTGCATGATTCATCTGGTGCTGCATCACTCAGGTCCAACCTTCCGATAACTCAGCATGTGCAGATTGTAGAGGTGCCCGTATATCGCGACGATCATTCGCAGCCGTCATCTTCATCGTCCTCATTTTCATCGTCGCGGCGAATACTCGTAAACGTAACGATCGCCACCGAGGACTCGTCCGCCGTTTCCTCGAAACCGCTGTACGTCCTTTCGGTATCGGTGCCAACGGAAGGCGACGCGATCAGCCATTCATCCGGGAATAACGTCGATCAGGTGCAGGTGCACACGGCCGAGCGGTTAACGGAACCATCCGCAGCGAGCATGAAAAAGATCCCCGCTAACGACGAAGAGTCGATTGACATAGTCGATACGCGACTACCGCCACCGCCACAGCCACCTGCCTCGCCACCGGCGCCGATTTGGGCTGGCGGCGAGTGCGAGTGCTCTTGTCCCTGCATGGGCTCATCCTCTGACGAGTGGGACAACTTTTCAGCGATCGACGACGAGCTCGAGCAGGAGCCCGAGAGCCCTAACTCTACTCTGTTAACCGGAAATTCTCCCGAAAAATCGAAGGAAAAAATGAACGGAGAATCATCCACGAGAGTTTTGCCCGACACAATCTCCACCACCGAAGACTACAATTTTTCGTCGACCACGGAGAGTGGCGGATCAACCAGCGAGACCTCCGCGTCGACTTACAAGCCGGAAGTAAGCACTGATGCGTGGTCCTGCTCCGGCAGCACCCCGCTACCCCCCGAGCCCACTATATTGATTCTTGAAG GTGCGCGGACCTTCCCGGCGAGGTCCTTCCCGCCTGACGGAACGACCTTCGCTCAGGTCGGTTTAGGGCAGAAGCTCAGCAAGGAAATACCGCCGTACGGCTACTGGAACATGCAGTTTTACCAATCGGAGGCCGCCTACGTCCGCTTCGACTACAGCATCCCACGTGGCGCGAGCATTGGCGTGTACGCGAGGAGGAACGCGCTTCCTACGCACACGCAGTACGATCTCCTGGAGGTTCTCAGCGGTTTCAAGGCTCGGACCACCAGGGCGTCCCATGTTAGTGTTATT CCTTCAATCAAAAAGGAGGTGACTCAGTACATGGAGCCGGGACACTGGTTTCTTTCACTTTATAACGACGACGGTGATCCTCACGAAGTCTCGTTTATCGCCGTGATCGCCGAGGATATGACACATAACTGTCCGAATGGTTGTAGTGGCAAGGGCGAATGTCTTCTCGGTCATTGCCAGTGCAACCCTGGCTTCGGTGGCGAGGATTGTAGCGAAAGCGTCTGCCCCGTTCTCTGCAGTCAAAGAG GCGAGTACATAAACGGCGAGTGCCAGTGCAATCCCGGCTGGAAGGGCAAGGAGTGTTCCCTGCGACACGACGAGTGCGAAGTGCCCGATTGCAACGGCCACGGGCACTGCACCAACGGCAAGTGCAACTGTGTACGCGGCTACAAGGGGAAGTATTGCGAAGAAGTTGACTGTCCTCATCCGACTTGCTCGGGCCACGGTTTCTGCGCTGAAGGCACGTGCATCTGTAAAAAAGGTTGGAAAGGAGCCGACTGCAGTCAAATGGATAAGGAAGCTCTGCAGTGTCTGCCGGACTGCAGCGGCCACGGAAATTTCGATTTGGAAACTCAAACCTGCCTCTGCGAACCCATGTGGTCCGGAGACGATTGCTCAAAAG AACTGTGCGATCTTGATTGCGGCCCTCACGGGCACTGTGTGGACAACGCCTGCGACTGCTTGCCAGGCTGGTCCGGCGAGCTGTGCAATCTGAAGCAATGCGATCCCCGCTGCAACGAGCACGGACAATGTAAGAATGGCACGTGTCTATGCGTCACCGGATGGAACGGAAAACACTGCACGATGGAGGGCTGTCCAAATTCCTGTTCCGGGCATGGACAGTGCAGAGTGTCGAATGACGCGCAATGGGAGTGTCAGTGTTATAATGGCTGGGATGGCAAGGATTGCAGCGTGCTCTTAGAACAGAATTGTAATGATGGACGAGACAACGATAAAG aTGGTCTTATTGATTGCGCCGACCCGGAATGTTGCTCCAATCACATATGCCGTAGCAGTCAGTTATGCGTTTCGGCTCCTAAGCCAATCGATATATTACTACGGAAACAACCACCCGCCATCACCGCGTCCTTCTTTGAGAGAATGAAGTTCCTAATCGACGAGGGCAGTCTGCAGAACTACGCTCGTCAGGAGACCTTCAACGAGAG TATGTTCTGGAATCACTTCAACACAAG CCGATCGGCCGTCATACGTGGACGCGTTGTCACGCACCTCGGCACGGGGTTGATGGGCGTGCGAGTCAGCACCAGTACACCGCTGGAAGGTTTCACCCTCACAAGAGACGATGGCTGGTTCGATCTCTTGGTGAACGGTGGCGGTGCCGTAACTTTGCAATTCGGCAGATCACCCTTCAAGCCGCAGAGCCACATCGTCTTCGTGCCTTGGAACGAG GTCGTCATCATCGACAAGATCATTATGAGCACCGCCGAGGAGAAGCCACCCATACACGTTCCGCATGCGTGCGCGGCTCACGATTACGATCTGATGAAGCCAGTTGTCCTGGCGACTTGGAAGCACGGATTCCAAGGTGCTTGCCCGGACAAGAGCGCCATCCTCGCGGAGTCGCAGGTCATACAGGAGAGTCTGCAGATACCCGGGACGGGCCTGAATTTGGTATACCACAGTTCCCGAGCGGCCGGTTATCTTTCTACTATACAACTGCAACTGACTCCGGAAGTTATCCCGCCGACGTTAAATTTGATACACTTGAGAATCACAATCGAGGGTATACTTTTCGAGAAGATCTTCGAAGCGGATCCTGTGATCAAATTTACGTACGCTTGGAATCGCCTGAACGTTTATCGTCAACGCGTTTATGGAGTAACGACTGCGATGGTTAAAGTCGGTTACGAATACAGCGACTGCAAGGATATTATCTGGGATGTGCAGACGACGAAATTGAGCGGCCATGATATGTCTATTTCAGAAGTCGGAGGTTGGAATCTGGATATTCATCATAGGTACAACTTTCACGAGGGTATTTTGCAAAAAGGAGACGGTTCGAACATTTATCTGAAGCACAAGCCGAGAGTTATTCTTACAACAATGGGAGATGGCCATCAGAGACCGTTGGATTGCTATGACTGTGACGGGCAGGCTTCGAAACAGCGACTTTTAGCGCCCGTTGCTCTTGCCACTGCTGCCGACGGCTCTATTTTCGTCGGTGATTTTAATCTAGTCAGAAAGATTCTCGTCGATGGAACAGTTAGAACTGTGGTCAGACTAAA cgcAACTAGAGTATCATATCGTTATCACATTGCTCTGAGCCCTCTCGACGGCGTTCTATACATATCAGATCCAGAATCTCATCAAATTATCCGTGTTCGCGATACTAACGACTACACAGATCCCGATCATAATTGGGAGACAGTAGTTGGCTCCGGAGAACGTTGTCTTCCCGGCGACGAAGCTCACTGCGGTGACGGTGCTCTCGCGCGGGACGCTAAACTCGCTTATCCCAAAGGCGTTGCCGTTTCTGCGGACAATGTTCTGTACTTTGCCGATGGCACAAATATCAGAATGGTTGACAGAGATGGCATAATCACCACTGTTATCGGCAATCACATGCATAAATCGCATTGGAAGCCTATACCTTGCGAGGGTACATTGAACGTCGAGGAAGTTCATCTTCGTTGGCCAACCGAGCTGGCAATTAATCCATTAGACAACTCACTGCATATGATTGACGATCATATGGTTCTCCAGCTGGCGCCGGATGGTCGCGTCAAAGTTGTTGCTGGTCGTCCACTTCACTGTGCTTCGCCATCGGCCTCGTTCGACACGGAACTTGCGACTCACGCCACACTCGTAATGCCGCAGAGTATCGCGTTTGGTCCATCGGGCGATCTTTACATCGCCGAAAGTGATTCACAGAGAATTAATCGCGTGCGCGTGATCGGCACCGACGGCAAGATATCGCCATACGCCGGCGCTGAATCCAAGTGCAATTGTTTGGAGCGCGGCTGCGACTGCTTTGAAGCTGATCATTACTTAGCGTCTACATCTAAATTCAATACTATTTCTGCTGTGGCAGTTTCTCCCGACGGAGTGGTTCATATCGGCGATCAGGCTAATTATCGAATCCGCTCGGTAACAGCAAGCATTCCCGATGCAAGCGGTGCGCGAGAGTATGAAATCTATGCGCCTGATACACAGGAAATCTATGTGTTTAATCGTTTCGGCCAACATATTGCCACGAAGAATATTTTGACCGGCGATACAGTATACTTATTTACGTACAATGTTAACACTAGCAACGGTAAACTTAGCACAGTGACGGACGCGGCTGGCAATAAAGTTTTCTTGCTCAGAGATTATAGCAGTCAGGTAAACTCGATCGAGAATACAAAGGGACAAAAATGCAGACTGATAATGTCCAGAATGAAAATGCTGCAAGAATTGAGCACGCCAGATGATTACAACGTTACCTTTGATTATCACGGACCTACGGGCTTATTAAAAACGAAGCTCGACAGCACCGGACGTAGTTACGTCTATAATTATGATGAATTCGGCCGATTGACGAGCGCGGTAACTCCTACGGGTAAAGTAATCAGCTTGACATTTGATCTCAGCCTGAAAGGTGCCGTAGTGAAAGTTGGACAGAACAACAGGAAACCCATTTCAATGTTAATTAAAGGATCATCTGTCGTTACGAAGATCGGAGAGGCCGAACAGAGGACGACAGTTCTCGCCGATGGTTCAGTCGGGAGAGTAACACCATGGTCTCATACGATTAGCACAGATTCTATGCCGTACTCGATTCTGGCGGAACTAGAACCTCTACTGGGTGAAAGTTATCCCGTGCCAGCTAAACAAAGAACTGAGATAGCTGGAGATTTAGCGAATCGCTTTGAATGGCGATACTTCCTTCGAAAAATTCAAGGAAATAAAAACCGCGGCAATACGAAAGCAATCGCCCAGGTCGGAAGAAAGCTCCGTGTCAACGGTGAGATCTTGCTATCTCTTGAGTACGATAGAGAAACAAACACTGTGGCCGTGTTTATGGACGATCGGATGGAATTATTGAACGTCACGTATGATAGAACGGCCAGACCAGTCAAGTGGGGACCGAGAAATGGACTCTTTGCCGGTGTCGAATTAGAATACGATCGATTCAGCAGATTAACAAGCTGGACGTGGGGCGATATTAGCGAAACGTACGGCTTTGACAGATCAGGCCGATtgtacgaaattaaatacagcGATGGCACATCGATGGTTTACGCTTTTAAAGATATGTTCAGCATTCTACCGTTAAAAGTTACTACACCGCGTGGAAGCGATTACCTTCTTCAATACGATGAAGCAGGAGCATTACAATCGTTGACTACACCGAGGGGACACATTCACACATTCTCTCTTCAAACTTCTCTCGGATTTTACAAGTATCAATACTATTCTCCAACGAACCGACATCCATATGAGATTCTTTACAATGACGATGGTCAGATTCTTGCTAAGGTATATCCTCATCAAAGTGGAAAGGTTGCTTATGTCTACGATCATGCTGGTAAACTTGAAACCACTCTTGCTG gacTTTCTTCGATACATTATACTTACCAAGAAACGACCAGTTTAGTACGCAGCATCGACATTAATGAGCCAAACTTTGAGATGCGTATCGAATACAAATATCACGCCGGTATTGTGAAGGACGAGAAAATCAAATTTGGCAGTAAGAGCGGCATGGATAATGCTCATTATCGTTATCAGTACGATGGTAACGCGCGAATATCCGGCATCGAAGTCGACATCAATGGCAAACAACTACCTCAGCTTCGTCTTAAATACAACCAGAATCTCGGAGTACTCGAGGGAGTTGGCGATCTCAGAATATATAGAAATCTTTTTAACAGGTCAGTCATGCAGGACAGCAGCAAACAGTTCTTCACGGTCACAGACTACGACGAGCACGGACGCGTAAAGACCGTATTGATTAATATCCGATCGTTTGACGTGTTCCGTATGGAGCTTGAATACGATAATCGCAATCGCATTAAAATGAGGAAGCTCACGATCGGAAAGGAGTCGATGGAGAAGAAAGAATGGTCTAGAATggaaaaaattacgtataacGCAGACGGCCACGTATTGGAAGTAGCGGATACAGAGAATAATTGGCAGTACGCATATGACGAAAACGGAAACGTGATAGGCGTAACCGAACATAATGAAAAGATTGCTTTGGGTTACGACAGTGGCGATCGAGTAAACCAGTACGGTGACGTTGAATTCAATTCATACGATGGACGTGGTTTTGTTGTAATTCGCGGAGAACACAAGTACAg atataacTCGCGCGGACAGCTGATTCATGCGTCGGAACATAAGAAATTCCAAATCTGGTACTATTACGATGACCGTGGTCGACTGGTGTCCATGAATGATGACCGAGAAAACATCACTCAATTCTTCTATGCGAATCCAAAGACTCCGGATCTGATAACGCATGTACATTTCCCGAAGTCATCCAAGACATTCCGATTCCTCTACGATTCACGTGATTTTCTAATGACCGTAGAGACGTCCGAGCAACGTTTCTATGTTGCGACGGATCAAAACGGCTcgcctctcgctctcttcgaCACTAATGGCAATTTAATCAAAGAGATGCGACGCACTCCGTtcggtaaaataattaaagacacTAATCCGGACTTTTACCTGCCAATTGATTTCCACGGAGGTTTGTTTGATCCAAACACGAAATTAATCTATCTAAATAAGAGATTGTACGATCCGACTGTCGGACAATGGATGACACCAGCCTGGGAACAGATGGCCAACGAACTTACCACACCGACCGACATTTTCATCTATCGTTTCCGTAATAACGACCCGATCAACTTTAAGCAGAACGTCGAATATATGACCGACTTGGGCAGCTGGCTGAAACTCTACGGCTACGACATCTCGATGATGCTCGGCTCCGAATACACGAAGCAAATGGTGTATCAACCGAGTGCGATCGTCACATCCCCCCAACTAACTCCGGACTTTGGCGTGATGTCCGGTCTGCAGTGCATCGTGAATCGCGTGCAAGAAAAGTTCTCTGACTTGGGCTTCGTTCCTAAACCACTGTTGAAGTTGGAACCGAAGACGCGGAACCTTCTGCCGCGAGTGGCGCATCGCCGGGCGGTCTTCGGCGAAGGTATTCTGGTATCGCGCGTCGGCGGTCGAGCTTTAGTGAGCGTGGTGGACGGTGTGAACAGCGTTGTGCAAGATGTGGTGACGTCTGTATTTAACAATTCGTATTTCTTACCATTACACTTTAGCGTACATGATCAGGACGTCTTCTACTTTGTCAAAGATAACGCGCTGAAGATTCGTGATGATATGGAAGAGCTTCATCGGCTTGGCAGTATGTTTAATGTGTCTACGCATGAAACGACAGAGCACGGTGCTGGCACGTGGAAGGAGTTGAGGCTTCACAATCCGGACGCAGCCGTAGTGATCAAATATGGAGCCGATCCCGAGCAGGAACGGCATCGTATTCTGAAGCACGCGCATAAACGAGCAGTCGAGAGAGCCTGGGAGATCGAAAAGCAGTTGGTGATAGCCGGTTTTCAGGGTAGAGGCGATTGGTCGAAGGAGGAGAAAGACGAGCTGATCAGTCGCGGCACTGTCGACGGCTACGAAGGCGTTGACATCCACAGCGTGCACAGGTATCCCCAGCTCGCCGACGATCCCGGTAACGTCGCGTTTACCCGTGACACGAAGAGGAAGAGGCGGAAGAGCGGCAACCGGCGCAACAGGACTCACAGACACGATTCGTGA